A part of Streptococcus porcinus genomic DNA contains:
- a CDS encoding ribonuclease Y encodes MINIVLLIVCALIGLIIGYALISLKLKAAKENADLTLLNAEQDAVNIRGKAEAEADHIRKSAERESKANRKELLLEAKEEARKYREEIEQEFKSERQELKQLETRLTERAFSLDRKDDNLSSKEKVLDSKEQSLTDKSKHIDERQAEVEKLEEEKKAELQRVGAMTIAEAREVILMETENNLSHEIATRIREAEREIKDKTDKTAKDLLAQAMQRMAGEYVTEQTITSVHLPDDNMKGRIIGREGRNIRTLESLTGIDVIIDDTPEVVVLSGFDPIRREIARMTLESLISDGRIHPARIEELVEKNRLEMDNRIREYGEAAAYEIGAPNLHPDLIKIMGRLQFRTSYGQNVLRHSVEVGKLAGILAGELGENVALARRAGFLHDMGKAIDREVEGSHVEIGMEFARKYKEHPVVVNTIASHHGDVEPESVIAVIVAAADALSSARPGARNESMENYIKRLRDLEEIATSFEGVQNSFALQAGREIRIMVQPEKVSDDEVVILSHKVREKIENNLDYPGNIKVTVIREMRAIDYAK; translated from the coding sequence ATGATTAATATTGTTTTATTAATTGTTTGTGCCCTCATTGGTTTGATAATAGGTTACGCATTAATTTCATTGAAATTAAAAGCAGCGAAAGAAAATGCGGATTTGACTCTTTTAAATGCTGAGCAAGATGCTGTAAATATTAGAGGTAAGGCTGAAGCCGAGGCCGATCATATTCGAAAATCAGCAGAGCGTGAAAGCAAGGCTAATCGTAAAGAATTACTTTTAGAAGCAAAAGAAGAGGCAAGAAAATATCGTGAAGAAATTGAACAAGAATTTAAATCTGAAAGACAAGAGTTAAAACAGCTAGAAACACGACTTACGGAGCGTGCCTTTTCTCTTGACCGAAAAGATGATAATTTATCAAGTAAAGAAAAGGTTCTTGATAGTAAAGAACAAAGTCTGACCGATAAATCTAAACATATTGATGAGCGCCAAGCAGAAGTTGAAAAATTAGAAGAAGAAAAAAAAGCTGAATTACAACGTGTTGGAGCTATGACAATTGCAGAAGCACGTGAAGTTATCTTGATGGAGACAGAGAATAATTTGTCTCATGAAATTGCAACTCGGATTCGTGAAGCAGAGCGTGAAATTAAAGATAAAACAGATAAGACAGCAAAAGATTTATTAGCCCAAGCCATGCAACGTATGGCAGGCGAGTACGTAACAGAACAAACAATTACAAGCGTTCATTTACCTGATGACAATATGAAGGGACGTATCATTGGTCGTGAGGGGCGGAATATTCGAACGCTTGAAAGTTTAACTGGTATTGATGTCATTATTGATGATACTCCAGAAGTTGTTGTCCTTTCTGGTTTTGATCCAATCCGTCGAGAAATTGCTAGGATGACCCTGGAATCATTGATTTCTGATGGCCGTATTCATCCAGCTCGCATTGAAGAGCTAGTTGAAAAAAATCGACTTGAAATGGATAATCGTATTCGTGAGTACGGTGAAGCAGCAGCTTATGAAATTGGGGCTCCAAACCTTCACCCAGATTTAATTAAAATTATGGGACGCTTACAATTTAGAACCTCTTATGGGCAAAATGTTTTACGTCATTCGGTAGAGGTTGGTAAACTAGCTGGTATTTTGGCTGGTGAACTTGGTGAAAATGTTGCATTGGCGCGTAGAGCAGGATTCTTACACGATATGGGTAAAGCCATTGACCGTGAGGTGGAAGGCAGCCATGTTGAGATTGGAATGGAATTTGCTCGGAAATACAAAGAGCATCCAGTTGTTGTCAACACTATTGCCAGTCACCATGGTGATGTTGAGCCGGAATCTGTCATTGCAGTCATTGTTGCCGCCGCAGATGCACTGAGTTCAGCGCGTCCAGGAGCTCGTAACGAGTCAATGGAAAATTACATTAAACGCCTGCGAGATTTAGAAGAAATTGCTACTAGCTTTGAAGGTGTTCAAAATAGTTTTGCCTTACAAGCTGGTCGTGAAATTCGTATAATGGTTCAACCGGAAAAAGTTTCAGACGATGAAGTGGTAATTTTATCTCATAAAGTTCGTGAGAAGATTGAAAATAACTTAGACTACCCAGGAAATATTAAGGTTACAGTTATTCGTGAAATGCGAGCTATTGATTATGCTAAATAG
- the gpsB gene encoding cell division regulator GpsB: MTSIIYSPKDIFEQEFKTSMRGFDKKEVDEFLDNVIKDYETYIAEIEKLKSEIERLKKESAHRGTAFAEERHAMGQPTRVTQTATNFDILKRISRLEKEVFGKQISE, from the coding sequence ATGACAAGTATTATTTATAGTCCAAAGGATATTTTTGAACAAGAATTCAAAACTAGTATGCGTGGTTTTGACAAAAAAGAAGTTGATGAATTTTTAGATAATGTGATTAAGGATTACGAGACTTATATAGCTGAAATTGAAAAGTTAAAATCTGAAATAGAGCGACTAAAAAAAGAAAGTGCTCATAGAGGGACCGCATTCGCAGAGGAGCGTCATGCAATGGGCCAACCAACGCGTGTAACCCAAACAGCAACTAATTTTGATATTTTAAAGAGGATTAGTCGCTTAGAAAAAGAAGTTTTTGGTAAACAAATTAGTGAATAA
- the gmk gene encoding guanylate kinase, whose protein sequence is MSERGLLIVFSGPSGVGKGTVRQEIFSTPDHKFEYSVSMTTRPQRPGEVDGVDYFFRTREEFEELIKNGQMLEYAEYVGNYYGTPLTYVNETLDKGIDVFLEIEVQGALQVKSKVPDGVFIFLTPPDLAELQDRLVGRGTDSQEVIAQRIEKAKEEISLMREYDYAVVNDYVPLAAERVKRIIETEHFRVERVIGRYDKMIAETKVIR, encoded by the coding sequence ATGTCTGAACGTGGTTTGTTGATCGTCTTTTCAGGACCATCTGGAGTAGGTAAGGGGACGGTTAGACAGGAGATTTTCTCGACACCGGATCATAAGTTTGAATATTCGGTTTCAATGACAACTCGTCCACAAAGACCAGGTGAAGTTGATGGCGTTGATTATTTCTTCCGTACACGTGAAGAATTTGAAGAACTTATAAAAAATGGTCAAATGCTAGAATATGCTGAGTATGTTGGTAATTACTATGGAACTCCTTTAACTTATGTTAATGAAACATTGGACAAAGGAATTGATGTTTTCCTTGAAATTGAAGTTCAAGGAGCTTTACAAGTAAAATCAAAAGTGCCAGATGGTGTTTTTATTTTCTTGACGCCACCTGATTTAGCTGAATTACAAGATCGTTTGGTCGGCCGAGGAACAGATAGTCAAGAAGTTATTGCGCAAAGAATTGAGAAAGCAAAGGAAGAAATCTCATTAATGCGTGAGTATGATTATGCTGTTGTTAATGATTATGTTCCACTCGCAGCCGAACGTGTGAAACGAATTATTGAAACTGAACATTTTCGTGTAGAGCGAGTCATTGGCCGATACGATAAAATGATAGCTGAAACAAAAGTTATCCGTTAA
- the rsmB gene encoding 16S rRNA (cytosine(967)-C(5))-methyltransferase RsmB, translating into MANNWKTKARGKALLAIEDIFDNGAYSNIALNNQLSNQSIQGKDKGLITEIVYGTIAKKITLEWYLSHYVEDREKLDKWVYYLLMLSLYQILYLEKVPSHAIVNDAVDIAKNRGNKRGAEKYINAILRQISTGTLPSLDSIKRKNKRYSITYSVPTWLVKKLFEQFGDDRAIAIMESLSLHSKASIRVINPQDFDEIRNNLGAQPSPLAPTALTKATGHFASNAYFQEGAITIQDETSQLVAPTLAIKGDENILDACSAPGGKTCHMASYLTTGKITALDIHEHKLLLVRENAERLGVLDKIETRALDACRVHEVFARDSFDKILVDAPCSGIGLIRRKPDIKYNKDSQDLTALQTLQLEILSSVCQTIRKGGIITYSTCTIFDEENFQVIEKFLESHSNFEQVKLKHTQADIVKDGCILVTPEQYQTDGFFISQVRRIL; encoded by the coding sequence TTGGCTAATAATTGGAAAACAAAAGCGCGTGGAAAAGCTCTGTTAGCAATTGAAGATATTTTTGATAATGGTGCTTATTCAAACATAGCACTCAACAATCAGCTTTCTAATCAATCTATTCAAGGTAAGGATAAAGGTTTAATTACAGAAATTGTGTATGGTACTATTGCCAAAAAAATCACGCTTGAATGGTACTTATCTCATTATGTAGAAGATCGAGAAAAATTAGATAAGTGGGTATACTATTTACTCATGCTTAGTCTTTATCAAATACTTTATTTAGAAAAAGTACCCAGTCATGCTATTGTCAATGACGCTGTAGATATTGCTAAGAATAGAGGCAACAAACGAGGGGCAGAAAAATATATTAACGCTATTTTACGACAGATATCCACAGGGACTCTTCCTTCATTAGATAGTATTAAACGTAAAAACAAGCGCTATTCAATCACATATTCTGTACCGACATGGTTAGTGAAAAAGTTATTTGAGCAATTTGGTGACGATCGGGCAATTGCTATTATGGAAAGCCTCTCGCTTCATAGCAAAGCGAGTATTCGTGTGATTAATCCACAAGACTTTGATGAAATTAGAAATAACCTAGGAGCTCAGCCGTCCCCATTAGCGCCAACAGCTTTAACTAAAGCAACTGGTCATTTTGCTAGTAATGCTTACTTTCAAGAAGGAGCGATTACTATTCAAGACGAAACCAGTCAATTAGTAGCACCAACTTTAGCAATAAAAGGTGATGAGAATATTCTTGATGCTTGCAGTGCGCCTGGTGGAAAAACTTGTCACATGGCCTCTTATTTGACAACTGGTAAAATTACAGCCTTAGATATTCATGAGCACAAGCTTCTCTTGGTAAGAGAAAATGCGGAGCGTTTGGGAGTCTTGGACAAAATTGAAACGAGAGCACTAGATGCTTGTAGGGTTCACGAAGTATTTGCAAGAGATTCTTTCGATAAGATTTTAGTGGACGCTCCTTGTTCAGGCATTGGCTTAATCAGGCGTAAACCGGATATAAAGTATAATAAAGATAGTCAAGATCTGACAGCTTTACAGACTCTGCAATTGGAGATACTGTCTAGCGTTTGTCAAACGATACGAAAAGGTGGTATAATAACCTATAGCACTTGCACTATTTTTGATGAGGAAAATTTTCAAGTTATTGAAAAATTTCTTGAAAGTCATTCTAATTTTGAACAAGTAAAACTTAAGCATACGCAAGCTGATATTGTGAAAGATGGGTGTATTCTTGTCACTCCTGAGCAGTATCAAACGGACGGTTTCTTTATCAGCCAGGTCCGTAGAATCTTGTAG
- the rpoZ gene encoding DNA-directed RNA polymerase subunit omega, with product MMLKPSIDTLLDKVPSKYSLVILQAKRAHELEAGAKATQSFKSVKSTLQALEEIESGNVVIHPDPSAKRAAVRAKIEADRLAREEEERKIKEQIAKEKEEEGERI from the coding sequence ATGATGTTAAAACCTTCGATTGATACTTTACTAGACAAAGTACCTTCAAAATATTCCCTTGTTATTTTGCAAGCTAAAAGAGCACATGAATTAGAAGCAGGTGCAAAAGCTACTCAATCTTTTAAATCAGTCAAATCAACTTTACAGGCATTAGAAGAAATTGAATCTGGAAATGTTGTTATTCATCCAGATCCATCTGCGAAACGAGCAGCCGTAAGAGCTAAAATTGAGGCTGATCGTCTTGCTAGAGAAGAAGAAGAACGTAAAATTAAAGAACAAATTGCAAAAGAAAAAGAAGAAGAAGGTGAAAGAATCTAA
- a CDS encoding primosomal protein N' — protein sequence MQKLAQIIVDIPLMQTDKPFTYRIPEELQGLVALGSRVHVPFGRGSRLVQGFVVGFTKEEKTDLKSIVSLLDAEPVLNSEQLALADAMRETVFSYKISLLKAMIPNLLNSHYDKELVPTEKISEKEKAFIFAGKTKVLASQLSQEQEKMSLSLIKLGKIKLTYLAQDRKKIKKEKWYQTDLEALQRHVISNRAKKRQALQNFLIEHPENGRLKTLQNSFSRDIVTYFVEHQLLKVYEVQINRSDAYFEAVESSQFLMLNSQQAHAVTEMAAAIGQDNKPFLLEGITGSGKTEVYLHLIEYVLKLGKTAIVLVPEISLTPQMTSRFISRFGKLVAIMHSGLSDGEKFDEWQKIKNGQAKVVVGARSAIFAPLENIGAIIIDEEHESSYKQESNPRYHARDVALLRAQTHHAVLVLGSATPSIESRARATKGVYHFIELTQRANPHAQIPQVEIVDFRDYIGKQDVSNFTPYLIDKIKDRLSKKEQVVLMLNRRGYSSFIMCRDCGYVDTCPNCDISLTLHMDTKSMNCHYCGFQKAIPKTCPNCQSSSIRYYGTGTQKAYDELLQVLPEARILRMDVDTTRKKGSHEKLLSAFGRQEADILLGTQMIAKGLDFPNVTLVGVLNADTSLNLPDFRSSERTFQLLTQVSGRAGRAEKTGEVLIQTYNPNHYAIQLAKSQDYEAFYAYEMKMRQKMAYPPYYFTVGLIMSHQDEQEVIKKAYQVMTMLREGLTSNVKILGPTPKPIARTHNLFHYQIILKYRFEEKLEDTLNHILDWTQHKEQRELKVVIDHEPQNFM from the coding sequence ATGCAAAAATTGGCTCAAATTATTGTTGATATCCCTTTAATGCAAACGGATAAGCCATTTACGTATAGAATTCCAGAGGAATTACAAGGGTTAGTAGCTCTTGGATCAAGGGTTCATGTTCCCTTCGGCCGAGGGAGTCGATTGGTGCAAGGGTTTGTTGTTGGATTTACAAAAGAAGAAAAAACGGATTTAAAAAGCATCGTTTCCTTACTAGATGCTGAGCCAGTCTTGAACTCAGAACAGCTGGCTTTAGCTGACGCTATGCGCGAGACAGTCTTTTCATACAAGATTAGTCTCTTAAAGGCCATGATTCCTAATCTCTTAAATTCCCATTATGATAAGGAACTAGTTCCGACAGAGAAGATTTCAGAAAAAGAAAAAGCTTTTATTTTTGCTGGAAAGACTAAGGTGCTGGCTTCGCAACTTAGTCAGGAACAGGAAAAAATGAGTTTATCTCTGATAAAATTAGGAAAAATAAAACTGACCTACTTAGCTCAGGACCGTAAGAAAATCAAGAAGGAAAAGTGGTATCAGACTGACTTAGAAGCTTTGCAAAGACATGTTATTTCTAACAGAGCTAAAAAGCGTCAAGCTCTACAAAATTTTTTAATAGAGCATCCAGAAAATGGTAGGCTTAAAACTTTGCAAAACTCCTTTTCTCGGGATATTGTCACCTATTTTGTCGAGCATCAATTGCTAAAAGTCTATGAGGTCCAAATCAATCGAAGTGATGCTTATTTTGAAGCAGTGGAGAGTAGCCAATTTCTAATGCTTAATAGTCAACAAGCACACGCAGTGACAGAAATGGCTGCAGCTATTGGCCAGGATAATAAACCTTTTTTATTAGAAGGGATAACTGGCTCTGGAAAGACAGAAGTTTACTTGCATCTGATTGAGTACGTTTTAAAATTGGGAAAGACGGCAATTGTCTTGGTTCCAGAAATTTCATTAACTCCTCAAATGACAAGCCGATTTATTTCACGTTTCGGTAAGTTAGTAGCTATAATGCATTCGGGTTTATCTGATGGTGAAAAGTTTGATGAGTGGCAAAAAATTAAAAATGGACAGGCTAAAGTAGTTGTAGGAGCAAGGTCTGCTATTTTTGCTCCACTAGAAAATATCGGTGCTATTATTATTGATGAAGAACATGAATCTTCTTATAAGCAGGAATCTAATCCGCGCTATCATGCTCGTGATGTTGCTTTGTTACGTGCACAAACCCATCACGCTGTATTAGTGTTGGGTTCTGCTACACCTAGTATTGAGAGCCGAGCTCGTGCGACCAAGGGTGTCTATCACTTCATAGAGTTAACTCAAAGGGCGAATCCCCATGCACAAATCCCTCAAGTGGAAATTGTTGATTTTCGAGATTATATTGGCAAACAAGATGTGAGTAATTTTACTCCCTACTTGATTGATAAAATTAAAGATCGTTTGTCTAAAAAAGAACAAGTTGTCCTCATGTTAAATCGTCGTGGTTATTCTAGTTTTATCATGTGTCGTGACTGTGGTTATGTAGATACTTGTCCAAACTGTGATATTTCTCTGACCTTACACATGGATACTAAGTCTATGAACTGCCATTATTGTGGTTTTCAAAAAGCAATTCCTAAAACCTGCCCAAACTGTCAGAGTTCAAGTATTCGTTACTACGGAACGGGAACACAAAAAGCCTACGATGAGTTATTACAAGTCTTACCAGAAGCACGAATACTAAGAATGGATGTTGATACTACTCGTAAAAAAGGAAGTCACGAAAAACTCCTTTCAGCTTTTGGTCGGCAAGAAGCGGATATCTTATTGGGAACTCAAATGATTGCTAAGGGACTTGATTTTCCAAATGTGACCCTTGTTGGTGTGCTAAACGCAGATACTTCTCTTAATTTACCCGATTTTCGCTCTTCAGAAAGAACATTTCAATTGTTGACACAAGTATCTGGTCGTGCTGGTCGTGCTGAAAAGACAGGTGAAGTTCTCATCCAAACTTATAACCCTAATCACTATGCTATTCAATTAGCTAAATCACAAGATTATGAAGCCTTTTATGCCTATGAGATGAAAATGAGACAAAAAATGGCCTACCCGCCTTATTATTTTACAGTTGGTCTTATTATGTCTCATCAAGATGAACAAGAAGTGATTAAGAAAGCTTATCAAGTTATGACGATGTTAAGAGAAGGGTTGACTTCTAATGTGAAAATTTTAGGGCCGACACCTAAGCCTATTGCGAGGACGCACAATCTCTTTCACTATCAGATCATCCTCAAATATCGCTTTGAAGAAAAATTAGAAGACACTTTAAACCATATTTTAGATTGGACACAACACAAAGAACAACGTGAATTAAAAGTCGTTATTGATCATGAACCGCAAAACTTTATGTAG
- a CDS encoding S-ribosylhomocysteine lyase, which yields MVKEVIVESFELDHTIVKAPYVRLISEEYGPKGDIITNFDIRLVQPNHNSIETAGLHTIEHLLAKLIRQRIDGMIDCSPFGCRTGFHLIMWGQPTANDIALVIKSSLEEIAQGITWEDVPGTTIESCGNYKDHSLFAAKEWAKLILAQGISDDAFERHLV from the coding sequence ATGGTAAAAGAAGTTATTGTCGAGAGTTTTGAACTAGATCACACTATTGTAAAAGCCCCTTACGTTCGTTTAATTTCTGAAGAATATGGACCTAAAGGAGATATTATTACCAATTTTGACATTCGTCTCGTACAACCAAATCATAATTCAATTGAAACAGCTGGACTTCATACCATTGAACACTTACTAGCTAAACTAATTCGCCAACGGATAGATGGTATGATTGATTGTTCACCATTTGGCTGTCGTACAGGTTTTCACTTGATTATGTGGGGACAACCAACCGCCAACGATATTGCTTTAGTGATTAAATCATCTTTAGAAGAAATTGCTCAAGGGATTACTTGGGAGGATGTCCCTGGTACCACAATTGAATCTTGTGGTAATTACAAAGACCACAGTTTATTCGCTGCTAAAGAATGGGCAAAGTTAATTTTAGCTCAAGGAATTTCTGACGATGCATTTGAGCGTCACCTTGTTTAA
- a CDS encoding cell division site-positioning protein MapZ family protein — protein sequence MADEKYTKDIEKDGQTLDIDQAKNMTVGEAVRKDSEIKAGVTDEDSVLDKYIKQHREEVASQKFDTKLSELDDLDTETLDNFIKKQREELAQSGLIDLDEPNENSQKEVPQKEIVVPEKEDNSSPFEPTPLIVPSSTENIVASSERDVPEYFNDETSRQNASKKKLIGILLALLLVVAGLVLGLNIFKGQKSSQTSGHSTSQQSSTKETVAQKVKSDNKAFNNELKAFYMDAEMTKLKNSQFSKIDDLAKKLEKLKDTAYYEEAKGKFDLLKKQIDAIQAVNAKFSTEAIKDGAKVSATIKTAANFDDIKGDILKTGNASLDKLLQSAIADGRKQVEDKAAAEKEKAAKEAEAKASVGNNSGQAAGTENSVPAGANAVGGSAPNLSAQGPAVTYPSASLANIPGLQRDRSRVPYNNAAIADSNNPSWAFNPGVLEKIIATSQARGYFSGNNYYIEPVNIINGNGYYNMFKSDGTYLFSINCKTGYFVGNASGHADALDY from the coding sequence TTGGCAGACGAAAAGTATACTAAGGATATTGAAAAAGATGGTCAAACCTTAGATATTGACCAAGCAAAAAATATGACTGTCGGTGAAGCAGTGCGTAAAGATTCTGAAATAAAAGCTGGTGTCACTGACGAAGACAGTGTTTTAGACAAATACATAAAACAACATCGCGAAGAAGTTGCATCTCAAAAATTTGATACAAAACTATCAGAATTGGATGATTTAGATACTGAAACCTTAGATAACTTCATTAAAAAGCAAAGAGAAGAATTAGCACAATCAGGTTTAATCGACCTCGATGAGCCTAATGAAAATTCCCAAAAAGAAGTTCCCCAAAAGGAAATTGTAGTTCCAGAAAAAGAGGATAACAGTAGCCCTTTTGAACCAACTCCTCTGATTGTCCCTAGTTCAACTGAAAATATTGTTGCATCAAGCGAACGAGATGTTCCTGAATATTTCAACGATGAAACCAGCCGACAAAATGCTTCTAAAAAGAAACTGATAGGAATTCTGTTAGCTCTGCTTCTTGTAGTTGCGGGCTTAGTATTAGGTCTCAATATATTTAAAGGACAAAAATCATCCCAAACTTCAGGACATTCGACCAGTCAGCAATCTAGTACTAAAGAAACAGTTGCTCAAAAAGTCAAATCCGATAACAAGGCCTTTAACAATGAGCTGAAAGCTTTCTATATGGATGCCGAAATGACCAAGCTTAAAAATAGTCAATTTTCAAAAATTGATGACTTAGCTAAGAAGTTAGAAAAACTAAAAGATACTGCTTATTATGAAGAGGCAAAAGGTAAATTTGATCTACTGAAAAAACAAATTGATGCTATCCAAGCGGTCAATGCCAAGTTTTCAACAGAAGCTATTAAAGATGGCGCAAAAGTTTCTGCCACCATTAAAACAGCTGCTAATTTTGATGACATCAAAGGCGATATTTTAAAAACAGGTAATGCCTCTTTAGATAAATTATTACAGTCAGCAATCGCTGACGGTCGTAAGCAAGTTGAGGATAAGGCCGCAGCTGAAAAAGAAAAAGCAGCTAAAGAAGCTGAAGCGAAAGCCTCCGTGGGTAATAACTCAGGACAAGCAGCTGGAACTGAAAATAGTGTCCCAGCAGGTGCTAATGCAGTCGGAGGCTCTGCACCGAATCTGTCAGCACAAGGGCCAGCGGTTACCTATCCTAGTGCCTCTCTAGCTAATATTCCTGGACTTCAGAGGGATCGTTCGCGTGTTCCTTATAATAATGCAGCGATAGCTGATAGTAATAATCCTTCTTGGGCTTTTAATCCAGGTGTGTTAGAAAAAATAATTGCTACTTCTCAAGCGCGTGGTTATTTTTCTGGTAATAATTACTATATAGAACCAGTCAACATCATTAATGGCAACGGCTACTATAACATGTTCAAATCGGATGGAACATACCTGTTTTCCATTAATTGTAAGACAGGTTATTTTGTTGGTAATGCTAGTGGCCATGCGGATGCTTTAGATTATTAA
- a CDS encoding THUMP domain-containing class I SAM-dependent RNA methyltransferase: MKEHFKLVATVAAGFESVVGKEVKSLGFDCQIDNGKVYFEGDIEAIAKTNLWLRAADRIKIIVGQFSARTFEELFQGVNALDWENYLPLGAKFPIAKAKCVKSKLHNEPSVQAITKKAIVKKLQKYYHRPEGVPLQEIGSEFKIEVSILKDIATIMIDTSGTSLFKRGYRVGKGGAPIKENMAAAILQLSNWYPDKPLVDPTCGSGTFCIEAALIGMNIAPGFNRSFAFEEWNWVNQAIVEEVRNQAEAAANYDAKLDISGFDIDGRMIEIAKKNAEEAGLADVIIFKQMRLQDFRTDKINGVIISNPPYGERLLDDKAVDILYNEMGQTFQPLKTWSKFILTSDEGFEKKYGHQADKKRKLYNGTMKVELYQFFGERVKRSQIVR; encoded by the coding sequence ATGAAAGAACATTTTAAGTTAGTGGCAACAGTGGCAGCTGGTTTTGAGTCTGTTGTAGGAAAGGAAGTCAAGTCCTTAGGATTTGATTGTCAAATTGATAATGGCAAGGTTTATTTTGAAGGAGATATAGAAGCAATTGCAAAAACCAATCTTTGGTTGCGAGCGGCTGATCGAATCAAAATTATTGTGGGACAATTTTCTGCAAGAACATTTGAAGAATTATTTCAAGGAGTTAACGCTCTTGATTGGGAAAATTATTTACCACTAGGGGCAAAGTTTCCAATTGCAAAAGCAAAATGTGTCAAGTCGAAATTGCATAACGAGCCGAGTGTTCAAGCGATTACTAAAAAAGCTATAGTTAAGAAGTTACAAAAGTACTATCACCGTCCGGAGGGAGTACCACTTCAAGAAATTGGATCTGAGTTCAAAATAGAAGTATCCATTCTAAAGGACATAGCAACTATAATGATCGATACCAGTGGGACTAGCCTTTTCAAACGAGGCTACCGTGTAGGTAAAGGCGGAGCACCAATTAAAGAAAATATGGCTGCGGCGATATTACAGCTCAGCAACTGGTATCCTGATAAGCCGTTGGTTGATCCAACTTGCGGGTCTGGAACTTTTTGTATTGAAGCAGCTTTGATTGGCATGAACATTGCCCCAGGCTTTAACCGTTCCTTTGCCTTTGAAGAGTGGAATTGGGTAAATCAAGCTATTGTGGAAGAAGTACGTAATCAAGCAGAAGCTGCTGCTAACTATGATGCTAAATTAGATATTTCTGGTTTTGATATTGATGGTCGCATGATTGAAATTGCTAAAAAGAATGCGGAAGAAGCTGGTTTAGCTGATGTTATAATTTTTAAACAAATGCGATTACAAGATTTTAGAACAGATAAAATTAATGGAGTTATTATTTCTAACCCTCCTTATGGTGAACGGTTGCTTGATGACAAAGCTGTAGACATTTTGTATAATGAAATGGGTCAAACCTTCCAACCTCTGAAAACTTGGAGTAAATTTATTTTGACAAGTGATGAGGGTTTTGAAAAGAAATATGGCCATCAAGCAGATAAAAAAAGAAAACTTTATAACGGCACCATGAAAGTTGAACTTTATCAATTTTTTGGTGAACGTGTGAAAAGAAGTCAAATCGTGAGGTAA
- the fmt gene encoding methionyl-tRNA formyltransferase: MTKIIFMGTPQFSATVLEGIISEGSYEILAVVTQPDRAVGRKKEIRMTPVKELALKYDLPLIQPEKLSGSQELEEMIALCADGIITAAFGQFLPSKLLNAVDFALNVHASLLPKYRGGAPIHYAIMNGEKEAGVTIMEMVKEMDAGDMVAKASTPILDTDNVGTLFEKLAIVGRDLLLKTLPQYLSGALKPIPQDHSQATFSPNITAEQEKIDLSQPARQIFNQVRGMNPWPVAHTFLKGQRFKIYDVSLVEGQGHPGQIIEKTKKNLVIATGDGALSLHIVQPAGKPKMAIADFLNGVGRDLKVGDYFG; the protein is encoded by the coding sequence ATGACAAAAATAATATTTATGGGGACTCCCCAATTTTCAGCAACTGTATTGGAGGGTATTATTTCAGAAGGTTCTTATGAGATATTGGCTGTTGTAACTCAACCTGACCGTGCGGTAGGACGTAAAAAAGAAATCAGAATGACACCTGTTAAAGAACTTGCTTTAAAATATGACTTACCGCTTATTCAGCCTGAAAAATTATCTGGTTCACAAGAGTTAGAAGAAATGATAGCTTTGTGTGCAGATGGGATTATTACTGCGGCATTTGGACAATTCTTACCTAGTAAGCTTTTAAATGCAGTTGATTTTGCTCTGAATGTTCATGCATCTCTCTTACCCAAATACCGTGGAGGTGCGCCGATTCACTATGCTATTATGAATGGTGAAAAAGAAGCAGGTGTAACCATTATGGAGATGGTTAAAGAAATGGATGCAGGAGATATGGTTGCAAAAGCAAGTACTCCAATTTTAGATACTGATAACGTTGGAACACTTTTTGAAAAACTAGCTATTGTTGGTCGGGACCTCCTTTTGAAAACTTTGCCACAATATCTTTCAGGGGCCCTAAAACCTATTCCGCAGGATCACAGTCAAGCAACATTCTCACCAAATATTACTGCTGAGCAGGAAAAAATTGATCTTAGCCAACCAGCTCGGCAAATTTTCAATCAAGTACGTGGTATGAATCCGTGGCCTGTGGCACATACCTTTCTCAAGGGTCAGCGTTTTAAAATTTATGATGTATCACTTGTAGAAGGCCAAGGACATCCAGGTCAAATTATTGAAAAAACCAAGAAAAACTTGGTTATTGCTACTGGAGATGGAGCTCTTTCCTTGCACATAGTGCAACCAGCAGGTAAACCTAAAATGGCAATTGCCGACTTTTTAAATGGTGTTGGTAGGGACTTAAAAGTGGGTGATTACTTTGGCTAA